A portion of the Anoxybacillus gonensis genome contains these proteins:
- the spoIIGA gene encoding sigma-E processing peptidase SpoIIGA: MLLIYADVVWLLNFCFDAMLLWLAAIMLKRRVRLWRLMLSALFGSLLVLLVFTPFAYMTSHFVTKLGISFVIVWICFGFHRFRFFIENVLAFYFATFMLGGGMVAFHFLLQSEMTPYSSGWLTHSTSISWLFVIIMFPILWLLSKVQMGTIREKKLRFEHVIPVRVTCFGQTVSLQGLVDSGNQLRDPLTNTPVMIVELQSFAHIFPPAVLQMIQKRTYTDDIPSEWVSRIRFVPYRAVGVEQQLLVAIKPDEVQWSDGKQWTSVKKVLIGFYPSSLSVDGEYNCIVHPHIVMSQAS, encoded by the coding sequence ATGCTGCTGATTTATGCCGATGTCGTATGGTTATTAAATTTTTGTTTCGATGCGATGTTGCTATGGCTTGCAGCGATCATGCTAAAGCGTCGCGTGCGCTTATGGCGCCTTATGCTTTCTGCGTTATTCGGCTCGTTGCTCGTCTTGCTCGTATTCACTCCTTTTGCTTATATGACATCTCATTTCGTAACGAAACTCGGCATCTCTTTTGTCATCGTTTGGATTTGTTTCGGTTTCCATCGCTTTCGTTTTTTTATCGAAAATGTGCTTGCTTTTTATTTTGCAACGTTTATGCTTGGCGGAGGGATGGTCGCCTTTCACTTTTTGCTGCAAAGTGAAATGACGCCTTATTCATCCGGATGGCTCACACATTCGACTTCTATTAGTTGGTTGTTTGTTATCATCATGTTTCCGATTTTATGGTTACTATCAAAAGTGCAAATGGGAACGATTCGCGAAAAAAAGTTGCGGTTTGAACATGTCATTCCTGTCCGTGTGACATGTTTTGGACAAACGGTATCGTTGCAAGGATTAGTCGATAGCGGAAATCAATTGCGTGACCCGTTAACAAATACACCGGTGATGATCGTTGAATTGCAATCGTTCGCACACATCTTCCCTCCAGCTGTTTTACAAATGATTCAAAAACGGACGTACACAGATGACATCCCGAGCGAATGGGTGAGCCGGATACGTTTCGTCCCGTATCGTGCCGTTGGCGTCGAGCAACAGCTACTAGTAGCGATCAAGCCAGACGAAGTGCAATGGTCGGACGGAAAACAATGGACATCTGTCAAAAAAGTGCTCATTGGCTTTTATCCGTCATCGCTGTCAGTAGACGGTGAGTACAACTGCATCGTTCATCCGCATATTGTGATGTCGCAAGCTTCGTAA
- the sigE gene encoding RNA polymerase sporulation sigma factor SigE, which produces MKLFKLRFTYVWYKLLKKLGLKADEIYYIGGSEALPPPLTKEEEEILLQKLPSGDETARSLLIERNLRLVVYIARKFENTGINIEDLISIGTIGLIKAVNTFNPEKKIKLATYASRCIENEILMYLRRNNKVRSEVSFDEPLNIDWDGNELLLSDVLGTEDDVITKDLEANIDRNLLFRALDQLSDREKQIMELRFGLTGGEEKTQKDVADLLGISQSYISRLEKRIIKRLRKEFNKMM; this is translated from the coding sequence ATGAAGTTATTCAAATTACGTTTCACATATGTATGGTACAAACTATTAAAAAAATTAGGGCTTAAAGCGGACGAAATTTATTACATCGGTGGAAGTGAAGCGTTGCCGCCGCCGCTTACAAAAGAGGAAGAAGAAATATTGCTTCAAAAACTTCCTTCTGGAGATGAAACTGCGCGCTCGCTACTTATTGAACGAAACCTTCGTCTCGTCGTTTACATTGCACGAAAGTTTGAAAATACCGGCATTAACATTGAAGATTTAATTAGCATCGGTACGATCGGATTAATTAAAGCAGTCAATACGTTTAATCCGGAGAAAAAAATTAAACTCGCTACATATGCGTCGCGCTGCATTGAAAATGAAATTTTAATGTATTTACGGCGCAACAATAAAGTGCGCTCCGAAGTGTCATTTGACGAACCGTTAAACATTGACTGGGACGGCAACGAATTGTTGTTGTCGGACGTATTGGGGACAGAAGATGACGTCATTACGAAAGATTTAGAAGCGAATATTGACCGAAATTTACTATTTCGCGCACTCGATCAATTAAGCGACAGAGAAAAACAAATTATGGAACTTCGCTTCGGTTTAACCGGAGGAGAAGAAAAAACGCAAAAAGATGTCGCAGACTTACTAGGCATTTCCCAATCATACATTTCTCGTTTAGAAAAGCGAATTATTAAACGATTGCGAAAAGAGTTTAACAAAATGATGTAA
- the sigG gene encoding RNA polymerase sporulation sigma factor SigG, giving the protein MTRNKVEICGVDTSKLPVLKNEEMRELFRQMQAGDISAREKLINGNLRLVLSVIQRFNNRGEYVDDLFQVGCIGLMKSIDNFDLSQNVKFSTYAVPMIIGEIRRYLRDNNPIRVSRSLRDIAYKALQVREKIMSETAKEPTAEEIAKILDVPHEDIVFALDAIQDPVSLFEPIYNDGGDPIYVMDQLSDEKNRDTNWIEEIALKEGLRRLNEREKMIIRKRFFQGKTQMEVAEEIGISQAQVSRLEKAAIKQMNKNIQW; this is encoded by the coding sequence ATGACAAGAAACAAAGTTGAAATTTGCGGCGTTGATACATCGAAACTTCCCGTGCTGAAAAACGAAGAAATGCGTGAATTATTTCGGCAAATGCAAGCCGGTGACATATCGGCACGCGAAAAGCTCATTAATGGGAATTTACGGCTTGTATTAAGCGTCATTCAACGATTTAACAATCGTGGTGAATATGTCGACGATTTGTTTCAAGTAGGCTGTATCGGACTTATGAAATCAATTGATAACTTTGATTTAAGCCAAAACGTGAAATTTTCCACGTATGCCGTGCCGATGATTATCGGTGAAATTCGCCGATATTTACGTGACAATAATCCGATTCGCGTGTCCCGCTCGCTGCGCGACATTGCGTATAAAGCGCTTCAAGTGCGAGAAAAAATCATGAGCGAAACAGCAAAAGAACCGACGGCAGAAGAAATTGCGAAAATATTAGACGTGCCGCATGAGGACATTGTATTTGCGTTAGATGCGATTCAAGATCCTGTTTCGCTTTTTGAACCGATTTATAACGACGGTGGCGATCCGATTTATGTGATGGATCAGCTAAGCGATGAGAAAAATCGCGATACAAATTGGATTGAAGAAATTGCGTTGAAAGAAGGGCTTCGCCGTTTAAACGAGCGCGAAAAAATGATTATTCGCAAACGATTTTTCCAAGGAAAAACGCAAATGGAAGTGGCTGAAGAAATCGGCATTTCCCAAGCGCAAGTATCCCGTTTAGAAAAAGCCGCCATTAAACAAATGAATAAAAACATTCAATGGTAA